One Cellulosimicrobium protaetiae genomic region harbors:
- a CDS encoding alpha-ketoacid dehydrogenase subunit beta, giving the protein MSETKTLTLARAINEGLRRSLENDPKVLLMGEDIGALGGVFRVTDGLQKDFGEDRVVDTPLAESGILGTAIGLALRGYRPVCEIQFDGFIFPAYDQITTQLAKMGYRSGGKLQVPVVIRVPYGGGIGAVEHHSESPEALFAHTAGLRVVSPSTPQDAFTMIQEAIASPDPVLFFEPKGRYWEKGPVAASGRGEGSTVLDRAQVVRPGTDLTLVAYGPTVATALRVAAAAEQEGRSIEVVDLRSISPLDTATVVESVRRTGRCVVVHEAPTYLGSGAEVAARVTEECFYSLEAPVLRVGGFHTPYPVAKIEHDYLPSLDRVLDAVDRAFAF; this is encoded by the coding sequence ATGAGCGAGACCAAGACCCTGACCCTCGCCCGCGCGATCAACGAAGGCCTGCGCCGGTCGCTGGAGAACGACCCCAAGGTCCTGCTCATGGGCGAGGACATCGGCGCGCTCGGCGGCGTGTTCCGCGTGACGGACGGGCTGCAGAAGGACTTCGGCGAGGACCGCGTCGTCGACACGCCCCTCGCCGAGTCGGGCATCCTCGGCACCGCGATCGGCCTCGCGCTGCGCGGCTACCGCCCCGTGTGCGAGATCCAGTTCGACGGGTTCATCTTCCCGGCGTACGACCAGATCACCACGCAGCTGGCCAAGATGGGCTACCGCTCGGGCGGGAAGCTCCAGGTCCCCGTCGTGATCCGCGTGCCGTACGGCGGCGGGATCGGCGCCGTCGAGCACCACAGCGAGAGCCCCGAGGCGCTGTTCGCGCACACCGCCGGCCTGCGCGTCGTCTCGCCGTCCACCCCGCAGGACGCGTTCACGATGATCCAGGAGGCCATCGCCTCACCGGACCCCGTGCTGTTCTTCGAGCCCAAGGGGCGCTACTGGGAGAAGGGCCCCGTCGCCGCCTCCGGCCGGGGCGAGGGCTCGACCGTGCTCGACCGCGCGCAGGTCGTGCGACCCGGCACGGACCTCACCCTGGTCGCGTACGGCCCCACCGTCGCGACCGCCCTGCGCGTCGCCGCGGCCGCCGAGCAGGAGGGCCGGAGCATCGAGGTCGTGGACCTGCGCAGCATCTCCCCGCTCGACACCGCGACCGTCGTGGAGTCCGTGCGCCGGACCGGGCGCTGCGTCGTCGTGCACGAGGCCCCGACCTACCTGGGCTCGGGCGCCGAGGTCGCGGCCCGCGTGACCGAGGAGTGCTTCTACTCGCTCGAGGCGCCCGTGCTGCGCGTCGGCGGGTTCCACACCCCGTACCCCGTCGCCAAGATCGAGCACGACTACCTGCCGAGCCTCGACCGCGTGCTCGACGCCGTCGACCGCGCGTTCGCGTTCTGA
- the pdhA gene encoding pyruvate dehydrogenase (acetyl-transferring) E1 component subunit alpha, which translates to MTHHDAADGVSTPPDLPDVAGGPDDAPLLQLVTPAGARVTTPETDAYRERVAHLDAAALRGLYRDMVLTRRFDDEATSLQRQGELGLFAQSKGQEAAQIGSGRALAPQDYVFPSYREHGVSHVRGIDPTARLRLFRGVDHGGWDPTEHNVHLYTLVIGSHALHATGYAMGVQRDGLVGSGDPGRDTAVVTYFGDGATSQGDVNEALVFAAVNNAPVVFFCQNNQWAISEPTTKQSRVPLYRRGGGFGIPSVRVDGNDVLACYAVTAEALERARTGGGPTFVEAFTYRMGAHTTSDDPTKYRSRAQEEYWRRRDPIDRLENLLRAEGAWDDAFAADVAAEADALGERLRDEVRALAAPDPSTMFDHVYATPNAVVEREKAWFADYQQSFEEPAAEVAR; encoded by the coding sequence GTGACGCACCACGACGCAGCGGACGGCGTGAGCACGCCCCCCGACCTTCCGGACGTCGCCGGCGGCCCCGACGACGCCCCCCTGCTCCAGCTCGTGACCCCGGCCGGCGCCCGGGTCACGACCCCCGAGACCGACGCCTACCGCGAGCGCGTCGCCCACCTCGACGCCGCCGCGCTGCGCGGTCTCTACCGCGACATGGTGCTCACGCGCCGCTTCGACGACGAGGCGACGTCGCTCCAGCGCCAGGGCGAGCTCGGCCTGTTCGCGCAGTCGAAGGGCCAGGAGGCCGCGCAGATCGGCTCCGGCCGCGCGCTCGCCCCGCAGGACTACGTCTTCCCGTCCTACCGCGAGCACGGTGTCTCGCACGTGCGCGGCATCGACCCGACGGCGCGCCTGCGACTCTTCCGCGGCGTCGACCACGGCGGGTGGGACCCGACGGAGCACAACGTGCACCTGTACACGCTCGTCATCGGGTCGCACGCGTTGCACGCGACCGGGTACGCGATGGGCGTCCAGCGCGACGGCCTCGTCGGCTCGGGCGACCCGGGGCGTGACACGGCCGTCGTCACGTACTTCGGCGACGGCGCGACCTCGCAGGGCGACGTCAACGAGGCGCTCGTGTTCGCGGCGGTGAACAACGCGCCCGTCGTGTTCTTCTGCCAGAACAACCAGTGGGCGATCTCCGAGCCGACGACCAAGCAGTCGCGCGTGCCGCTCTACCGCCGCGGCGGCGGGTTCGGCATCCCGAGCGTCCGGGTCGACGGCAACGACGTCCTCGCGTGCTACGCCGTCACCGCCGAGGCGCTCGAGCGGGCGCGCACCGGGGGCGGCCCGACGTTCGTCGAGGCGTTCACGTACCGCATGGGCGCGCACACGACGTCGGACGACCCGACCAAGTACCGCTCGCGGGCCCAGGAGGAGTATTGGCGCCGTCGCGACCCGATCGACCGGCTCGAGAACCTGCTCCGCGCCGAGGGCGCGTGGGACGACGCGTTCGCCGCCGACGTCGCGGCCGAGGCCGACGCGCTCGGCGAGCGGCTGCGCGACGAGGTGCGCGCGCTCGCCGCGCCCGACCCGTCGACCATGTTCGACCACGTCTACGCGACCCCGAACGCCGTGGTCGAGCGCGAGAAGGCGTGGTTCGCCGACTACCAGCAGTCCTTCGAGGAGCCGGCCGCGGAGGTGGCCCGATGA
- a CDS encoding DUF805 domain-containing protein, which yields MDNVEYDQFVDQYGWAFGTAALVVYVAVAVIFFIAYIRIIQKAGYSGWWILVGLVPILNVVMFLVFAFSRWPVLRERDALRSGGAYSR from the coding sequence ATGGACAACGTGGAGTACGACCAGTTCGTGGACCAGTACGGCTGGGCCTTCGGCACCGCCGCGCTCGTCGTCTACGTCGCGGTGGCGGTGATCTTCTTCATCGCCTACATCCGGATCATCCAGAAGGCCGGCTACTCGGGCTGGTGGATCCTCGTCGGCCTCGTGCCGATCCTCAACGTCGTCATGTTCCTCGTGTTCGCGTTCTCGCGCTGGCCCGTGCTCCGGGAGCGCGACGCGCTGCGGTCGGGCGGTGCGTACTCGCGGTAG
- a CDS encoding type II toxin-antitoxin system Phd/YefM family antitoxin — METVGTRELKQNPNAVIRRVLDTGQEIEVTAYGTPTGVRLVPDRGRRSARWVPGSDLVGVPPMSPANAEDLVSQIEHAREDDLVRDPWEDRP; from the coding sequence ATGGAGACCGTCGGCACCCGCGAGCTCAAGCAGAACCCGAACGCCGTCATCCGCCGCGTCCTGGACACGGGCCAGGAGATCGAGGTCACGGCGTACGGAACCCCGACCGGTGTCCGACTCGTCCCCGACCGCGGCCGACGCAGCGCCCGGTGGGTCCCGGGGAGCGACCTCGTCGGCGTCCCCCCGATGAGCCCGGCGAACGCCGAGGACCTGGTGAGCCAGATCGAGCATGCACGCGAGGACGACCTCGTCCGCGACCCGTGGGAGGACCGGCCGTGA
- a CDS encoding PIN domain-containing protein has product MIVLLDTNVLVDLARHDLDPQASYGASIFSRAELELGIRAARSSVQAAERRRHLNDLDDRFDWIDFDLDCTRSYGLLAAHAKGRVTGARVRGKDALIAAQAHRHGAAVMTANRDDFRPFEELVQVLSPRRAEA; this is encoded by the coding sequence GTGATCGTCCTGCTCGACACGAACGTCCTCGTCGACCTGGCCCGCCACGATCTCGATCCGCAGGCGTCGTACGGCGCGAGCATCTTCTCCCGGGCCGAGCTCGAGCTCGGGATCCGCGCCGCACGCTCCTCCGTCCAGGCGGCCGAGCGCCGTCGGCACCTCAACGACCTCGACGACCGGTTCGACTGGATCGATTTCGATCTCGACTGCACCCGCTCCTACGGCCTGCTCGCAGCACACGCCAAGGGCCGCGTCACCGGCGCCCGGGTCCGCGGCAAGGACGCGCTCATCGCCGCGCAGGCGCACCGGCACGGCGCCGCGGTGATGACCGCGAACCGCGACGACTTCCGCCCTTTCGAAGAGCTCGTCCAGGTCCTGTCGCCGCGTCGGGCGGAGGCCTGA
- the hisC gene encoding histidinol-phosphate transaminase, producing the protein MAHEPRVPLRPAVAALPAYVPGARVAPGAAAFKLSSNENPYPPLASVVAAIADAAADVNRYPDMYATELTEALAADLGVGADEVVVGNGSVAVLAHVLQTVVGPGDEVVYPWRSFEAYPIAVAVAGGTSVQVPLRTGADAGRLDLPAMAAAITERTRVVMVCTPNNPTGPVVHRDELETFLAAVPSDVLVVLDEAYLEFVRDPEAPDGLAVHAQHPNVVLLRTFSKAYGLAGLRVGYAVARPRLAAGIRAVSTPFGVSHVAQRAALASLAARDELLQRVEHLVADRTRLVEGLRDQGWALPESQANFVWFDLGERTMQRAEEARAAGAIVRPFAGEGLRVSVGEPEATDLFLRVSATWL; encoded by the coding sequence GTGGCCCACGAACCCCGCGTCCCCCTGCGTCCCGCCGTCGCCGCGCTGCCGGCCTACGTCCCGGGAGCCCGCGTCGCCCCCGGTGCGGCGGCCTTCAAGCTCTCCTCGAACGAGAACCCGTACCCGCCGCTGGCGTCCGTCGTCGCGGCGATCGCCGACGCCGCCGCGGACGTGAACCGCTACCCGGACATGTACGCGACCGAGCTCACGGAGGCGCTCGCGGCCGACCTGGGTGTCGGCGCGGACGAGGTCGTCGTGGGCAACGGTTCCGTCGCGGTGCTCGCGCACGTGCTCCAGACGGTCGTCGGGCCGGGCGACGAGGTCGTCTACCCGTGGCGGTCGTTCGAGGCGTACCCGATCGCGGTCGCGGTCGCGGGCGGCACGTCGGTGCAGGTGCCGCTGCGGACCGGGGCGGACGCAGGCCGGCTCGACCTGCCCGCCATGGCCGCCGCGATCACCGAGCGCACGCGCGTCGTGATGGTGTGCACGCCCAACAACCCGACCGGCCCGGTCGTGCACCGCGACGAGCTCGAGACGTTCCTCGCGGCCGTCCCGTCGGACGTGCTCGTCGTGCTCGACGAGGCGTACCTCGAGTTCGTGCGCGACCCGGAGGCGCCCGACGGCCTCGCCGTGCACGCCCAGCACCCGAACGTCGTCCTGCTGCGCACGTTCTCCAAGGCGTACGGCCTGGCGGGCCTGCGCGTCGGGTACGCCGTCGCGCGGCCGCGCCTCGCGGCGGGGATCCGTGCCGTGTCGACGCCGTTCGGCGTCTCGCACGTCGCGCAGCGCGCCGCGCTCGCGTCGCTCGCGGCGCGCGACGAGCTGCTCCAGCGGGTCGAGCACCTGGTGGCCGACCGCACGCGCCTCGTCGAGGGCCTGCGCGACCAGGGCTGGGCGCTGCCGGAGTCGCAGGCGAACTTCGTGTGGTTCGACCTGGGCGAGCGCACGATGCAGCGGGCGGAGGAAGCCCGCGCGGCGGGGGCGATCGTGCGCCCGTTCGCGGGCGAGGGCCTGCGCGTGAGCGTCGGCGAACCCGAGGCGACTGACCTCTTCCTCCGCGTGAGCGCCACCTGGTTGTAG
- a CDS encoding BTAD domain-containing putative transcriptional regulator yields the protein MTATPEGAALPPRHPAPDVPGLARPRLLRQLDGARVALVVGAQGSGKSTLLAQAAALSGRDVAWVRYGPDGRGVLRATTTPPPRPVREVAGLGHVTDPAQVARLAREPLLLVVDDAHHAIGTPDEAALASLLADAPPQVSVLVAARRPLPRNLARYELAPPVVLTDPALRFRSWEVERLYREEYGIALEHEDVAALTWHTDGWAAALHLFHLAVADDLPGECRRAIRRLAHRQRFAWEYLTTQVLATLPVEIQRFLHTTSPLELLTPARCDALCGTDDSAELLRDAARATSLLRPVGDGYRLHRVLRRHLLTALADEMSVEQARAVHAHAADVLEREGARTEALRARARAHDVEGVRRLLPFMTVGALDGGERDFGPTFGPDLVDADGGVLLAHVRELVADGRVATAIRVLDGATGRTDVDPVDLAVVRHAIVGLHGDDPAEPPVPVDVGGPLTWSQVVVSAALGQPASAVPHARTLRQGGALAEGVARLLGGDQRAGRELLREAAGDVDADATMMLLAQLLAATLAGERPPDGLAPHLDRLHAEAERRGSIWLARIMHGVVAAFDGDAAPAEVDRVVAACERDQDLWSALLVTGARVVARARSGHATPADWETLALRCRSRGAGTLEAWARAWLAVAAVEAGLPDAGTLAAQAESLARTAAVPGALAVAYVALAGCTPHARGELLRLASSTAREAGMATDPGAGRWAPEAPEAPRVGDGPRPAEPAHSPGGEHEDTVGQHSVEETRPTLVHLREGSSVLTVRCFGRFEVAVEGRVVDQGRLRPMARRTLRFLAVHAGRAVHREQLAAALWGERDPGGALHGLHVNVSAVRRALVPDGAPRSEGLLRRDGESYLLRLPPGSDCDVSRFDQRVSRARRLEREDPTGAVDAWQLALDAYGGELLPEEGTAEWILPLRERYVVQAAAAAGGLAVAAARVGDPGRAAHAARRSVELDPWADAPWRVLVSSLTDLGDHAAAARAAREYAAVLRELGVADSTGPTDPGTPPPRRPPTSRASPGRSTRS from the coding sequence ATGACTGCCACGCCCGAAGGCGCCGCGCTCCCGCCCCGACACCCCGCCCCGGACGTGCCGGGGCTCGCCCGTCCACGGCTCCTGCGGCAGCTCGACGGCGCACGCGTCGCCCTCGTCGTCGGCGCCCAGGGCTCGGGCAAGTCGACGCTGCTCGCGCAGGCGGCGGCGCTCAGCGGTCGTGACGTCGCCTGGGTGCGCTACGGGCCCGACGGCCGCGGGGTCCTGCGGGCGACGACGACGCCGCCCCCGCGGCCCGTGCGGGAGGTCGCCGGCCTCGGTCACGTGACCGACCCGGCGCAGGTCGCGCGGCTCGCCCGCGAGCCGCTCCTCCTCGTCGTGGACGACGCCCACCACGCCATCGGGACTCCCGACGAGGCCGCGCTCGCCAGCCTGCTCGCCGACGCTCCGCCGCAGGTCTCGGTGCTCGTCGCGGCCCGTCGGCCCCTGCCCCGCAACCTCGCCCGGTACGAGCTCGCGCCCCCCGTCGTGCTGACCGACCCCGCGCTCCGGTTCCGGTCGTGGGAGGTGGAGCGCCTGTACCGGGAGGAGTACGGCATCGCGCTGGAGCACGAGGACGTCGCCGCGCTCACGTGGCACACGGACGGGTGGGCGGCCGCCCTGCACCTGTTCCACCTCGCCGTCGCGGACGACCTGCCGGGCGAGTGCCGACGGGCGATCCGCCGGCTGGCGCACCGCCAGCGGTTCGCGTGGGAGTACCTGACGACCCAGGTGCTCGCGACGCTGCCCGTCGAGATCCAGCGGTTCCTCCACACCACCTCGCCCCTGGAGCTGCTCACACCGGCGCGGTGCGACGCGCTGTGCGGGACGGACGACTCCGCGGAGCTCCTGCGCGACGCCGCGCGGGCCACGTCGCTCCTGCGACCCGTGGGCGACGGGTACCGCCTCCACCGCGTGCTGCGCCGCCACCTGCTCACCGCGCTCGCGGACGAGATGTCCGTCGAGCAGGCCCGCGCGGTGCACGCGCACGCGGCCGACGTCCTCGAGCGCGAGGGTGCGCGGACCGAGGCGCTGCGCGCACGCGCACGCGCCCACGACGTCGAGGGCGTGCGCCGCCTGCTGCCCTTCATGACCGTGGGCGCGCTCGACGGGGGCGAGCGCGACTTCGGTCCGACGTTCGGTCCCGACCTCGTCGACGCCGACGGCGGGGTGCTCCTCGCCCACGTGCGCGAGCTCGTCGCCGACGGCCGGGTCGCGACAGCGATCCGCGTCCTCGACGGGGCCACCGGCCGCACGGACGTGGACCCGGTCGACCTCGCCGTCGTCCGCCACGCGATCGTCGGCCTGCACGGCGACGACCCGGCCGAGCCACCGGTGCCCGTCGACGTCGGCGGGCCGCTCACCTGGTCCCAGGTGGTCGTCTCCGCCGCGCTGGGCCAGCCCGCGTCGGCGGTCCCCCACGCGCGGACCCTGCGTCAGGGCGGCGCGCTCGCTGAGGGGGTCGCGCGCCTCCTGGGCGGCGACCAGCGCGCGGGTCGCGAGCTGCTGCGGGAGGCCGCGGGCGACGTCGACGCGGACGCGACGATGATGCTCCTGGCTCAGCTCCTGGCGGCGACCCTCGCGGGCGAGCGACCGCCCGACGGCCTGGCCCCGCATCTCGACCGCCTCCACGCGGAGGCCGAGCGCCGCGGGAGCATCTGGCTCGCACGGATCATGCACGGCGTGGTCGCGGCGTTCGACGGCGACGCAGCTCCGGCGGAGGTGGACCGTGTCGTGGCCGCGTGCGAGCGCGACCAGGACCTCTGGAGCGCCCTGCTCGTCACGGGGGCGCGCGTCGTCGCCCGGGCACGCTCGGGGCACGCGACCCCCGCCGACTGGGAAACGCTCGCGCTGCGGTGCCGCTCGCGCGGCGCGGGCACGCTCGAGGCCTGGGCGCGGGCCTGGCTCGCGGTCGCGGCCGTGGAGGCGGGGCTGCCCGACGCCGGCACGCTCGCCGCGCAGGCGGAGTCTCTCGCGCGCACGGCGGCGGTGCCGGGAGCGCTCGCGGTGGCGTACGTCGCCCTCGCCGGGTGCACGCCGCACGCGCGAGGAGAGCTCCTGCGGCTCGCCTCGTCGACCGCCCGGGAGGCAGGGATGGCGACGGACCCGGGGGCGGGACGGTGGGCACCGGAGGCACCGGAGGCACCGCGCGTCGGCGACGGTCCGCGCCCGGCCGAGCCCGCGCACTCGCCCGGTGGCGAGCACGAGGACACCGTCGGGCAGCACTCGGTCGAGGAGACACGGCCGACGCTCGTCCACCTGCGCGAGGGTTCGTCCGTGCTCACGGTCCGCTGCTTCGGGCGGTTCGAGGTCGCCGTCGAGGGGCGGGTCGTGGACCAGGGCCGGCTGCGCCCGATGGCCCGCCGCACGCTGCGCTTCCTGGCCGTCCACGCGGGACGGGCGGTGCACCGCGAGCAGCTCGCCGCCGCGCTGTGGGGCGAGCGCGACCCGGGGGGCGCGCTGCACGGTCTGCACGTCAACGTCTCCGCCGTGCGCCGCGCGCTCGTGCCCGACGGCGCGCCGCGCTCCGAGGGCCTGCTGCGCCGGGACGGGGAGAGCTACCTGCTGCGGCTGCCACCCGGGTCGGACTGCGACGTGAGCAGGTTCGACCAGCGCGTCTCGCGCGCACGCCGGCTCGAGCGCGAGGACCCGACCGGCGCCGTCGACGCGTGGCAGCTCGCGCTCGACGCCTACGGCGGCGAGCTGCTCCCCGAGGAGGGGACGGCGGAGTGGATCCTGCCGCTGCGCGAGCGGTACGTCGTGCAGGCGGCCGCGGCGGCCGGGGGGCTGGCGGTCGCGGCCGCGCGGGTCGGCGACCCGGGCCGTGCCGCGCACGCCGCACGCCGCAGCGTCGAGCTCGACCCGTGGGCGGACGCGCCGTGGCGCGTGCTCGTCTCGTCGCTCACGGACCTCGGCGACCACGCGGCCGCGGCGCGGGCGGCGCGCGAGTACGCCGCCGTCCTGCGCGAGCTGGGCGTGGCCGACTCGACGGGTCCTACCGACCCCGGAACTCCACCTCCGCGACGGCCACCGACGTCTCGGGCGTCGCCCGGTAGGTCGACACGATCGTGA
- a CDS encoding zinc ribbon domain-containing protein — protein MTTTCPACGQANEQGEAFCGACGTYLVWDEDPAQATASATSTRSGPPTTAAAAVPAAPAPGAAAAAAPAVAGATAPASSEPAPVGATPPDAPRQTEPGPASSDPGAPGAARTRTAVPPGAPLARPAPRTAEPAEPPPEAGDLVCGSCGAGNVPTRHFCRRCGAALADARVQGRRSWWQRLRHPDPRPSPVAGTRPRGRRRFPTKTVVTVLVLGGLGFAAYQLRDTVGGGVVTVQDRLQGGEVHNPVTVTASSEAPDRPATRLVDGTNDQAWSPAAPGDGVGQTVDFAFDQPFRLVHVVVTGGTSTVQEEYLLGSSPRALDVTVTRADGTTAQHRVTLDDVPGPQRVEVPEDDVAAVRFTIVSTYRATPETSVAVAEVEFRGR, from the coding sequence ATGACGACGACGTGCCCGGCCTGCGGGCAGGCGAACGAGCAGGGAGAGGCGTTCTGCGGGGCGTGCGGCACCTACCTCGTCTGGGACGAGGACCCGGCGCAGGCGACCGCGTCCGCGACCTCCACGAGATCCGGGCCACCCACCACGGCGGCGGCGGCCGTCCCAGCCGCTCCGGCCCCGGGGGCGGCGGCGGCCGCGGCGCCTGCGGTCGCGGGTGCGACCGCCCCGGCATCGTCGGAGCCCGCGCCGGTCGGCGCGACCCCGCCGGACGCCCCGCGACAGACCGAGCCGGGTCCGGCCTCGTCGGACCCGGGCGCACCGGGCGCTGCGAGGACCCGCACCGCCGTGCCGCCGGGCGCCCCGCTCGCGCGGCCGGCGCCCCGCACGGCCGAGCCCGCGGAGCCGCCCCCGGAGGCCGGCGACCTCGTGTGCGGGTCGTGCGGCGCGGGCAACGTGCCGACCCGGCACTTCTGCCGTCGCTGCGGCGCCGCCCTCGCCGACGCCCGCGTCCAGGGCCGCAGGTCGTGGTGGCAGCGGCTCCGGCACCCCGACCCGCGGCCGAGCCCGGTCGCCGGGACCCGCCCCCGGGGCCGTCGCCGGTTCCCGACCAAGACGGTCGTCACCGTCCTCGTCCTCGGCGGGCTCGGGTTCGCCGCCTACCAGCTGCGCGACACGGTCGGGGGCGGCGTCGTCACCGTGCAGGACAGGCTGCAGGGCGGCGAGGTCCACAACCCCGTCACGGTGACCGCGTCGAGCGAGGCGCCCGACCGACCCGCCACGCGGCTCGTCGACGGCACCAACGACCAGGCGTGGTCGCCCGCGGCGCCGGGCGACGGCGTCGGGCAGACCGTGGACTTCGCGTTCGACCAGCCCTTCCGCCTCGTCCACGTCGTCGTGACGGGCGGGACGTCGACGGTGCAGGAGGAGTACCTGCTGGGGTCGAGCCCCCGTGCGCTCGACGTCACCGTGACGCGCGCCGACGGCACGACCGCGCAGCACCGCGTCACGCTCGACGACGTGCCGGGACCGCAGCGGGTCGAGGTGCCCGAGGACGACGTCGCCGCGGTGCGGTTCACGATCGTGTCGACCTACCGGGCGACGCCCGAGACGTCGGTGGCCGTCGCGGAGGTGGAGTTCCGGGGTCGGTAG
- a CDS encoding phage tail protein: protein MTGRGAVPGLTSPVPLASLLPGVLQDDELLGRFVAAFDDALAPVFLTLDGLDGYVDPWLAPRDHLDGVARWVGVDLDPEWPTARCRPVVAHAARTHRLRGTALGVAEAVRAVTGGEVEVADTGGVTASTVAGAELPGEPGPAFHVRVLVPSGTAVDERRVRDVVAHACPAHVPFTLEVVEDR from the coding sequence GTGACCGGGCGCGGGGCGGTCCCCGGCCTCACGAGCCCGGTGCCGCTCGCCTCGCTCCTGCCGGGCGTGCTCCAGGACGACGAGCTGCTCGGCCGGTTCGTCGCGGCGTTCGACGACGCGCTCGCGCCCGTCTTCCTCACCCTCGACGGTCTGGACGGCTACGTGGACCCGTGGCTCGCCCCGCGCGACCACCTGGACGGGGTCGCCCGGTGGGTGGGCGTCGACCTCGACCCGGAGTGGCCGACGGCGCGGTGCCGCCCGGTCGTCGCGCACGCGGCCCGGACCCACCGGCTGCGCGGCACGGCCCTGGGCGTCGCCGAGGCAGTCCGGGCCGTGACCGGGGGCGAGGTCGAGGTCGCCGACACCGGCGGGGTCACGGCGTCGACCGTGGCCGGTGCGGAGCTCCCCGGGGAGCCCGGGCCCGCGTTCCACGTCCGGGTGCTCGTCCCGTCCGGGACGGCCGTCGACGAACGTCGCGTGCGCGACGTCGTCGCGCACGCGTGCCCGGCCCATGTCCCGTTCACGCTCGAGGTGGTGGAGGACCGATGA